The following nucleotide sequence is from Pasteurella multocida.
TGGAAAGGTTCAAGCAATAAATCCCACATTATTGTTCGCCTTTTCGTTGAGGGTGTTTAGTAATAGGTGCGGGCGGATCATTTTTCGTTTCACCATAGAAGACAGCAGGAAGTTCATCATCACTTAATACGGTAACGGAGCGGCTATCCTCATCATCGTGGATATCTTTTCCAAGTAATTTAATATGACGTAACACCCCACCGAAGACTAATTCGAGATTTCGTTGTGTAAAGGTTGTTTCCGTTTTACCTGCCGCTAATACAGTGCGGTTAATCATCACCACTTGATCACAGAAATCAGGTACAGTACCTAAGTTATGGGTAGAAATTAAAATTAAATGCCCTTCACTTCGTAGTTGATCCAACAATGCCATAATCGCATTTTCCGTTTTTACATCAACGCCAGTGAAGGGTTCATCTAACAGAATAATTTTACTTTGTTGGGCAAGGGCACGTGCTAAGAACACCCGTTTTTTTTGACCACCAGATAACTCACCAATTTGGCGATCAGCAAGATGTTCAATATTGACGCGTTGCATAGCTTCTTTTACTTTTTGTTTG
It contains:
- a CDS encoding ATP-binding cassette domain-containing protein, translating into MPSPTIASISVNDVTVRYNNGHLAIYDTTFNLEGGTTCALVGVNGSGKSTIFKSLMGLVKPQKGEIKLCGLPISAALKQNLVAYVPQSEDVDWQFPVSVYDVVMMGRYGYMNFLRMPKAIDKQKVKEAMQRVNIEHLADRQIGELSGGQKKRVFLARALAQQSKIILLDEPFTGVDVKTENAIMALLDQLRSEGHLILISTHNLGTVPDFCDQVVMINRTVLAAGKTETTFTQRNLELVFGGVLRHIKLLGKDIHDDEDSRSVTVLSDDELPAVFYGETKNDPPAPITKHPQRKGEQ